A window of Oncorhynchus tshawytscha isolate Ot180627B linkage group LG10, Otsh_v2.0, whole genome shotgun sequence contains these coding sequences:
- the LOC112260419 gene encoding presequence protease, mitochondrial isoform X2: MFRQSKTVLQKLRSLSFQGHNPSWRFRSTPATERALQYQAGQKIHGFTVKEVVDVPDLFLTAVKLTHDNTGAQYLHAARDDKNNLFSVQLRTTPMDNTGVPHILEHTVLCGSEKYPCRDPFFKMLNRSLSTFMNAFTASDFTMYPFSTQNGKDFQNLLSVYLDAVFFPCLGELDFRQEGWRLENENPTDPSSPLVFKGVVFNEMKGAFSDNEQVYAQHLQNKLYPDHTYGVVSGGEPLAIPDLSWEQLKHFHATHYHPSNARFFTYGDLPLEQHLKQIHEEALSKFERTEPDTAVPNQVHWDRPREDHVTCSPDVMAPDAAKQNTLCMSYLLGDITDTFEGFTLSLMSSLMISGPNAPFYKALIEPKIGTDFSSVVGYDGSTKEASFSIGLQGMAEEDTEKVKQIIIQTFDEIIANGFEEERIEALLHKIEIQMKHQSTSFGLSLASYIASCWNHDGDPVQLLKICDSVTQFRQALKDNPRFLQEKVVHYFKDNTHRLTLSMSPDEAYLEKQVKAEEEKLQKKIQALSESDKKDIYEKGLELLSIQSQTQDASCLPALNVSDIEPTIAVTHVEMGTAGGVPVQYCEQPTNGMVYFRAMCSLNSLPEDLKLYVPLFCSVITKMGCGGLDYRQQDQQMELKTGGMSISTSVNPDYSNMDMYEQGVLLSSSCLERNLPDMFHLWSDIFNSPHFDDEERLRVLVMMSAQELANGISNSGHMYAMTRAARNLTPTGELQETFGGMEQVKFMKRVAEMPDLTQVLRTLPRIKRHILNPMNMRCAVNATPQKMSNAAGQLDSLMCNVSSNKKDRKPVHSNITERPLDPLAPPGSGPSRKLVAEPNFKPCQMKTFFPMPFPINFVSECIRTVPFTHEDCASLNILARMMTSKYLHGEIREKGGAYGGGARMGGGLFTFYSYRDPNTVQTLSAFRKGVDWAISGQFTQQDINEAKLSVFSAVDSPVAPSDKGMGRFLSGITDELKQAHRERLFAVTDKNIVDVAGRYLGIGQRTCGVAILGPENDIIKKDPSWVVK; the protein is encoded by the exons ATGTTTAGACAGAGTAAAACAGTTCTCCAGAAACTTCGATCTTTAAG TTTCCAGGGGCATAATCCATCATGGAGGTTCAGGAGCACCCCAGCAACAGAGAGGGCATTGCAGTACCAGGCAGGACAGAAGATCCATGGCTTCACAGTCAAGGAG GTGGTTGATGTTCCTGACCTGTTCCTTACAGCTGTCAAACTGACCCATGACAACACAGGCGCCCAGTATCTACACGCAGCTAGAGATGACAAAAACAATCTCTTTAG TGTTCAGCTCAGGACGACCCCGATGGACAACACAGGGGTCCCACACATCCTGGAACACACAGTGTTGTGTGGTTCAGAGAAGTACCCCTGCAGAGACCCCTTCTTCAAGATGCTCAACAGATCACTCTCCACCTTCATGAATGCattcacag CCAGTGATTTCACCATGTATCCATTCTCCACACAAAACGGGAAAGACTTCCAGAATCTCCTCTCCGTGTATCTGGATGCAGTGTTTTTCCCTTGTCTGGGGGAACTAGATTTTCG GCAGGAGGGATGGAGACTGGAGAATGAAAACCCTACAGATCCTAGTTCCCCTTTGGTCTTCAAAGGAGTTGTCTTCAATGAAATGAAGGGTGCTTTT TCAGACAATGAGCAAGTGTATGCCCAGCACCTCCAGAACAAGCTGTATCCTGACCACACATatggtgtggtgtctggagggGAACCTCTGGCCATCCCTGACCTCTCCTGGGAGCAACTCAAGCACTTCCATGCCACACACTACCACCCCAGCAACGCAAG GTTCTTTACCTACGGGGACCTGCCCTTAGAGCAGCACCTGAAACAGATCCATGAGGAGGCTCTGTCCAAGTTTGAACGCACTGAGCCTGACACTGCTGTCCCTAACCAAGTCCACTGGGACAGGCCT AGAGAGGACCATGTGACCTGCAGTCCCGATGTTATGGCACCTGATGCAGCCAAACAGAACACACTGTGTATGAGCTACCTGCTTGGAGA TATCACAGATACATTTGAGGGCTTCACCCTGAGTCTGATGTCCTCTCTGATGATTTCTGGACCTAACGCTCCCTTCTACAAGGCCCTTATAGAACCCAAGATAGGAACAGACTTTTCTTCTGTCGTAGG ATATGATGGGAGCACCAAAGAGGCATCGTTCAGTATTGGCTTACAAGGAATGGCCGAAGAAGATACCGAGAAAGTCAAGCAAATCATCATCCAAACCTTTGATGAGATCATTGC TAATGGatttgaggaggagaggatagaagccCTGCTTCATAAGATTGAGATCCAGATGAAACATCAGTCTACCAGCTTCGGCCTGTCTCTGGCCTCG TACATAGCTTCCTGTTGGAACCATGATGGAGACCCGGTTCAGCTGCTGAAGATCTGTGACAGTGTGACCCAGTTCAGACAGGCCTTGAAGGACAACCCTCGCTTCCTCCAGGAGAAAGTCGTGCACTACTTCAAG GATAATACTCACAGACTGACTCTGTCTATGAGTCCTGATGAGGCGTACCTGGAGAAACAGGTCAAAGCAGAGGAGGAGAAACTCCAGAAGAAGATACAGGCTCTGTCTGAGAGTGACAAGAAAGACATCTATGAGAAAG GTCTTGAGCTGCTATCGATTCAGAGCCAGACCCAGGATGCTTCATGTCTCCCTGCCCTGAACGTATCTGATATTGAGCCAACGATAGCAGTCACACATGTGGAGATGGGCACTGCAG GAGGAGTgccagtacagtactgtgagcAGCCCACCAATGGCATGGTCTACTTCAGAGCTATGTGTAGTCTCAACAGCCTCCCTGAGGACCTCAAACTATACGTGCCCCTCTTCTGCAGTGTCATCACCAA GATGGGCTGTGGAGGGCTGGACTACAGGCAGCAGGACCAGCAGATGGAGCTGAAAACAGGAGGCATGTCCATCTCCACATCAGTCAACCCTGACTACTCTAACATGGATATGTATGAACAG GGAGTCCTCCTTTCATCTTCCTGCCTGGAGAGGAATCTTCCTGATATGTTTCACCTGTGGAGTGACATATTCAACAG CCCGCACTTTGATGACGAGGAGCGTCTGCGTGTTCTGGTCATGATGTCGGCTCAGGAACTGGCCAATGGGATATCTAATTCTGGTCACATGTATGCCATGACACGGGCAGCTCGCAACCTTACCCCAACAGGAGAACTACAGGAGACCTTCGGAGGGATGGAGCAG GTCAAGTTTATGAAGAGGGTCGCAGAAATGCCAGACCTCACCCAAGTTCTACGGACACTTCCTAGAATCAAGAGACACATTCTCAACCCAATGAACATGAG ATGTGCGGTTAACGCAACGCCGCAGAAGATGTCTAATGCCGCTGGACAGTTGGATAGCTTAATGTGTAACGTTTCTTCCAATAAGAAGGATCGCAAACCAGTCCATTCCAATATCACTGAG AGACCTCTTGACCCACTGGCACCCCCTGGATCTGGCCCAAGCAGAAAACTTGTCGCT GAGCCCAACTTCAAGCCCTGCCAGATGAAGACATTTTTCCCAATGCCCTTCCCAATCAACTTTGTCAGCGAGTGTATCCGCACCGTGCCCTTCACCCATGAGGACTGTGCCAG cctgAATATCCTGGCCCGGATGATGACGTCTAAGTACCTGCATGGAGAGATCAGAGAAAAGGGTGGGGCCTACGGTGGAGGGGCCAGGATGGGAGGAGGACTATTCACCTTCTATTCATACAG AGACCCCAACACGGTGCAGACTCTGTCAGCGTTCCGTAAGGGTGTGGACTGGGCCATATCAGGACAGTTTACCCAGCAGGACATCAATGAGGCCAAGCTGTCCGTATTCTCAGCCGTGGACTCCCCCGTCGCCCCCTCCGATAAAG GTATGGGCCGCTTCCTGAGTGGAATCACAGACGAGCTGAAACAGGCCCACAGAGAGAGACTCTTTGCTGTCACAGACAAGAACATTGTCGATGTTGCTGGCAG GTACCTTGGCATTGGACAAAGGACATGTGGAGTTGCTATTCTGGGCCCTGAGAATGACATCATCAAGAAAGACCCCTCGTGGGTGGTAAAATAA
- the LOC112260419 gene encoding presequence protease, mitochondrial isoform X1 has translation MYNVMQQLMQASNGLSLGKSSFQGHNPSWRFRSTPATERALQYQAGQKIHGFTVKEVVDVPDLFLTAVKLTHDNTGAQYLHAARDDKNNLFSVQLRTTPMDNTGVPHILEHTVLCGSEKYPCRDPFFKMLNRSLSTFMNAFTASDFTMYPFSTQNGKDFQNLLSVYLDAVFFPCLGELDFRQEGWRLENENPTDPSSPLVFKGVVFNEMKGAFSDNEQVYAQHLQNKLYPDHTYGVVSGGEPLAIPDLSWEQLKHFHATHYHPSNARFFTYGDLPLEQHLKQIHEEALSKFERTEPDTAVPNQVHWDRPREDHVTCSPDVMAPDAAKQNTLCMSYLLGDITDTFEGFTLSLMSSLMISGPNAPFYKALIEPKIGTDFSSVVGYDGSTKEASFSIGLQGMAEEDTEKVKQIIIQTFDEIIANGFEEERIEALLHKIEIQMKHQSTSFGLSLASYIASCWNHDGDPVQLLKICDSVTQFRQALKDNPRFLQEKVVHYFKDNTHRLTLSMSPDEAYLEKQVKAEEEKLQKKIQALSESDKKDIYEKGLELLSIQSQTQDASCLPALNVSDIEPTIAVTHVEMGTAGGVPVQYCEQPTNGMVYFRAMCSLNSLPEDLKLYVPLFCSVITKMGCGGLDYRQQDQQMELKTGGMSISTSVNPDYSNMDMYEQGVLLSSSCLERNLPDMFHLWSDIFNSPHFDDEERLRVLVMMSAQELANGISNSGHMYAMTRAARNLTPTGELQETFGGMEQVKFMKRVAEMPDLTQVLRTLPRIKRHILNPMNMRCAVNATPQKMSNAAGQLDSLMCNVSSNKKDRKPVHSNITERPLDPLAPPGSGPSRKLVAEPNFKPCQMKTFFPMPFPINFVSECIRTVPFTHEDCASLNILARMMTSKYLHGEIREKGGAYGGGARMGGGLFTFYSYRDPNTVQTLSAFRKGVDWAISGQFTQQDINEAKLSVFSAVDSPVAPSDKGMGRFLSGITDELKQAHRERLFAVTDKNIVDVAGRYLGIGQRTCGVAILGPENDIIKKDPSWVVK, from the exons ATGTATAACGTGATGCAACAGCTGATGCAAGCCAGCAATGGTCTCTCTCTTGGCAAATCCAGTTTCCAGGGGCATAATCCATCATGGAGGTTCAGGAGCACCCCAGCAACAGAGAGGGCATTGCAGTACCAGGCAGGACAGAAGATCCATGGCTTCACAGTCAAGGAG GTGGTTGATGTTCCTGACCTGTTCCTTACAGCTGTCAAACTGACCCATGACAACACAGGCGCCCAGTATCTACACGCAGCTAGAGATGACAAAAACAATCTCTTTAG TGTTCAGCTCAGGACGACCCCGATGGACAACACAGGGGTCCCACACATCCTGGAACACACAGTGTTGTGTGGTTCAGAGAAGTACCCCTGCAGAGACCCCTTCTTCAAGATGCTCAACAGATCACTCTCCACCTTCATGAATGCattcacag CCAGTGATTTCACCATGTATCCATTCTCCACACAAAACGGGAAAGACTTCCAGAATCTCCTCTCCGTGTATCTGGATGCAGTGTTTTTCCCTTGTCTGGGGGAACTAGATTTTCG GCAGGAGGGATGGAGACTGGAGAATGAAAACCCTACAGATCCTAGTTCCCCTTTGGTCTTCAAAGGAGTTGTCTTCAATGAAATGAAGGGTGCTTTT TCAGACAATGAGCAAGTGTATGCCCAGCACCTCCAGAACAAGCTGTATCCTGACCACACATatggtgtggtgtctggagggGAACCTCTGGCCATCCCTGACCTCTCCTGGGAGCAACTCAAGCACTTCCATGCCACACACTACCACCCCAGCAACGCAAG GTTCTTTACCTACGGGGACCTGCCCTTAGAGCAGCACCTGAAACAGATCCATGAGGAGGCTCTGTCCAAGTTTGAACGCACTGAGCCTGACACTGCTGTCCCTAACCAAGTCCACTGGGACAGGCCT AGAGAGGACCATGTGACCTGCAGTCCCGATGTTATGGCACCTGATGCAGCCAAACAGAACACACTGTGTATGAGCTACCTGCTTGGAGA TATCACAGATACATTTGAGGGCTTCACCCTGAGTCTGATGTCCTCTCTGATGATTTCTGGACCTAACGCTCCCTTCTACAAGGCCCTTATAGAACCCAAGATAGGAACAGACTTTTCTTCTGTCGTAGG ATATGATGGGAGCACCAAAGAGGCATCGTTCAGTATTGGCTTACAAGGAATGGCCGAAGAAGATACCGAGAAAGTCAAGCAAATCATCATCCAAACCTTTGATGAGATCATTGC TAATGGatttgaggaggagaggatagaagccCTGCTTCATAAGATTGAGATCCAGATGAAACATCAGTCTACCAGCTTCGGCCTGTCTCTGGCCTCG TACATAGCTTCCTGTTGGAACCATGATGGAGACCCGGTTCAGCTGCTGAAGATCTGTGACAGTGTGACCCAGTTCAGACAGGCCTTGAAGGACAACCCTCGCTTCCTCCAGGAGAAAGTCGTGCACTACTTCAAG GATAATACTCACAGACTGACTCTGTCTATGAGTCCTGATGAGGCGTACCTGGAGAAACAGGTCAAAGCAGAGGAGGAGAAACTCCAGAAGAAGATACAGGCTCTGTCTGAGAGTGACAAGAAAGACATCTATGAGAAAG GTCTTGAGCTGCTATCGATTCAGAGCCAGACCCAGGATGCTTCATGTCTCCCTGCCCTGAACGTATCTGATATTGAGCCAACGATAGCAGTCACACATGTGGAGATGGGCACTGCAG GAGGAGTgccagtacagtactgtgagcAGCCCACCAATGGCATGGTCTACTTCAGAGCTATGTGTAGTCTCAACAGCCTCCCTGAGGACCTCAAACTATACGTGCCCCTCTTCTGCAGTGTCATCACCAA GATGGGCTGTGGAGGGCTGGACTACAGGCAGCAGGACCAGCAGATGGAGCTGAAAACAGGAGGCATGTCCATCTCCACATCAGTCAACCCTGACTACTCTAACATGGATATGTATGAACAG GGAGTCCTCCTTTCATCTTCCTGCCTGGAGAGGAATCTTCCTGATATGTTTCACCTGTGGAGTGACATATTCAACAG CCCGCACTTTGATGACGAGGAGCGTCTGCGTGTTCTGGTCATGATGTCGGCTCAGGAACTGGCCAATGGGATATCTAATTCTGGTCACATGTATGCCATGACACGGGCAGCTCGCAACCTTACCCCAACAGGAGAACTACAGGAGACCTTCGGAGGGATGGAGCAG GTCAAGTTTATGAAGAGGGTCGCAGAAATGCCAGACCTCACCCAAGTTCTACGGACACTTCCTAGAATCAAGAGACACATTCTCAACCCAATGAACATGAG ATGTGCGGTTAACGCAACGCCGCAGAAGATGTCTAATGCCGCTGGACAGTTGGATAGCTTAATGTGTAACGTTTCTTCCAATAAGAAGGATCGCAAACCAGTCCATTCCAATATCACTGAG AGACCTCTTGACCCACTGGCACCCCCTGGATCTGGCCCAAGCAGAAAACTTGTCGCT GAGCCCAACTTCAAGCCCTGCCAGATGAAGACATTTTTCCCAATGCCCTTCCCAATCAACTTTGTCAGCGAGTGTATCCGCACCGTGCCCTTCACCCATGAGGACTGTGCCAG cctgAATATCCTGGCCCGGATGATGACGTCTAAGTACCTGCATGGAGAGATCAGAGAAAAGGGTGGGGCCTACGGTGGAGGGGCCAGGATGGGAGGAGGACTATTCACCTTCTATTCATACAG AGACCCCAACACGGTGCAGACTCTGTCAGCGTTCCGTAAGGGTGTGGACTGGGCCATATCAGGACAGTTTACCCAGCAGGACATCAATGAGGCCAAGCTGTCCGTATTCTCAGCCGTGGACTCCCCCGTCGCCCCCTCCGATAAAG GTATGGGCCGCTTCCTGAGTGGAATCACAGACGAGCTGAAACAGGCCCACAGAGAGAGACTCTTTGCTGTCACAGACAAGAACATTGTCGATGTTGCTGGCAG GTACCTTGGCATTGGACAAAGGACATGTGGAGTTGCTATTCTGGGCCCTGAGAATGACATCATCAAGAAAGACCCCTCGTGGGTGGTAAAATAA